Genomic DNA from Chloroflexota bacterium:
GCCGACCAGGATCAGGCCGGTCCGGTACTCGGGCAGATCCGGCAGCAGCAGCCACGCCAGCGCGAACATCAGGACCGGCCCGATGATCCAGTTCAGCCCGAGCGAGGCCGCGAACAGCTTCCAGGCCCGCCCGACGTGTGACAGCTCCTCGTACTTCACACGGGCCAGGACCGGGTACATCATCCAGAGCAGCCCGAGTGCGATCGGCAGCGAGACATCGGCCACCCTGATCGCGTCGAGCATCCGGGGCAGGTCCGGCGCCGTCGCGCCGAGCCCCAGCCCGAGCGCCATCGCCAGGAAGATCCAGAGCGGCAGGTAGCGGTCGATGAACGACAGTTGCCCGACAACCGCTCGGACCTCCGGCGCAGCCACCACCCGGGCAGATGCGGCCGGATCAGCGACAGATACGGCGTCACGCATCGCTGTCGGCCTCCACCAGATAGTGCGATGAACGTTGATGTATTGGGCAGTATGAGTGGTCCAGGGGCATCAGGCGTTGGCCTCCGGTGGTGGGCAGACCGGTGTGCGCTGGCCGATGTGGGCAGGGTTGATCGACGCGTCGAGCGACCGCCACGCCTCCCCGAGGGCATCCTTGTCGAGCCAATAGTAGATCCAGCGGGCGTCGTTGGCGTCGCGCCGCTCCCGCACGAAGCCGGCCTCCCGCAGTTGCCGGATGTGGTGCGACACGAGGTTCTGCGCCAGCCCCAGCCCATCGGCCAGTTCGCAGTTGCAGATCTCGCCCTCGGTCAGCTTGAGGAAGACGCGCCGCCGGGTTGGGTCGGCCAGCAGCTTCAGCAGCCGCGCCGCCGACTCCGTCACGTCAAGTCGGGCCGCGCTGCCGTTGGCCCCGAGCACCGATAGTTCGATCATGGTTGATACGATAGCACGAAGCCGGTCGTTCTGCGAGAGGCAGCCTCCACCGTTCGCTGAACCTGGCCGTCCGGAGCCCGATACGTCTTCGCGCCCGGTGGTCGTTCGGGCGCTGTCCGGTGTGACGCCGATCTCGGGGCGGACAATTTACCGAGCGTTAACAGGCAAGCACCGCTAGTTAAACTCCGGTTTACGTGCCTCCCCTAGCCTTCAGGTGGAACCAGAAGGCATCAAGGGGGCCTCAAGGATGATCCGACGTACACCGGTGAGCCGACGGCGCGCCGTCACGATGATGCTCGCCGGGCTGGGTGTGCTGGCGAGTGCCTGTGGCCCGGGCACCAATCCCGGCGCCGCCACCAAGACCGAAAGCAAGCCCGCCGCCGAGGCTGCGAAGCCGGCGGCGGAGGCCGCGAAGCCGGCGAGCAGCCCGGCCGCTGCCGCTGCATCCCCGGCCGCCGCTGCTGCATCCCCGGCCGCTGCCGCTGCATCCCCGGCCGCCGCTGCTGCATCGCCCGTGGTGGCCGCCAGCGGCGGGCCGGCGCCTGGCACGATCAAGGGACCGTTTGAGGGCGAAGCGAAGCAGGTGACCGGGGCCGGCGCGACCTTCCCCGCCCCGCTCTACTCGAAGTGGTTCAACGACTACAAGACGCTGACCGGCGTCGAGGTCAACTACCAGGCCATCGGCAGCGGCGGCGGCATCAAGGCGATCTCGGACCAGACCGCCGACTTCGGGGCGACCGACGGCCCGATGACCGACGAGCAGCTCAAGGCGGCAAAGGGCGGCGAGATCCTGCACATCCCGATGGCCCTCGGGGCCGTCGTGCCGATCGCCAACCTTCCCGAGATCGGCGAGAAGCCGGTCCGCTTCAGCGGCGAGACCCTGGCCGGCATCTACCTCGGCGAGATCGTCAAGTGGGACGATGCCAGGATCAAGGCCGACAACCCCGATCTGGCCCTGCCGAGCAAGGACATCGTTGTCATCCACCGCTCGGACGGCAGTGGCACCTCGTTCATCTTCACCGACTACCTCTCCAACGTCAGCGCGGCCTGGAAGAGCAAGGTCGGTGCGGCGACGGCCGTGAACTGGCCGACCGGCCTCGGCGGCCAGGGCAACCCGGGCGTGACCAACGAGGTCAAGCAGAACCCGTACGCCATCGGCTACGTCGAGCTGATCTACGCGATCCAGCAGAAGCTGACGCCGGGTCTCGTCAAGAACAGGGACGGCCAGTTCGTCGCCCCGAGCATCGAGAGCACCACGGCCGCGGCGGCCGGCCTGGGCAGCAGCATCCCGGCCGACCTCCGCGCCTCCATTGTGAACGCCCCGGGCGCGAAGGCGTACCCGATCTCTGGCTTCACCTGGATCCTGGCCCACAAGAGCATCCCCGAGAAGGGCAAGGCCGTCGCGCTGACGCGCCTGCTCACCTGGGCCATCTCCGACGGCCAGAAGCTCAACAGCGACCTCGGCTACGCGCCATTGCCCCCGGAGATCGTCTCGCGGGCCGACGCGATGATCCAGAGCATCCAGAGCGGCGGCGGGCCGGCCTTCCCAGGCCGGTAGGGGGTTCACCATGGCGCAGGCGCGGACGGCAGGCCCGCTACCGTCTCGGATCGGGACGGCCGGCCCCTCCGATCTCGTGTTCCGGGCGGTGGTCACGGGCGTCAGCGGGCTGGTCATCGCCATCTTCGTTGCGCTCGTGCTCTTGCTGGCCATCGACTCGTGGCCGTCCATTGAGCGGTACGGCCTCGGCTTCGTCACCAGCTCGACCTGGGACCCGGTCAAGGAAGAGTTCGGCGCGTGGCCGTATATCTACGGCACCCTCTTCAGCTCGGCGCTGGCCCTGCTCATCGCAACGCCCATCGCGGTGGGGGCCGCCATCTTCCTGGCCGAGTACGCCCCGGCCTGGCTGCGGAACCCGGTCTCGTTCATCGTCGAGCTGCTGGCCGCCATCCCGAGCATCATCTACGGCCTCTGGGGCTTCTTCGTGCTGGCGCCGGTGATGCGCCGCGGCGTCGAGCCGTTCCTGAAGACCGTCTTCGAGAACATCCCGGTCCTCAGCACCTTCGTGGCGGGGCCGGCCCTCGGGCGCGACATCCTGGTGGCGGCGGTGATCCTGGCCATCATGATCCTGCCCACCATCATGTCGGTGGCCCGCGAGGTCTTCATGACCGTCCCCAACACCCAGCGTGAGGGGATGATCGGGCTGGGCGCGACGAAGTGGGAGACGATCACCTGGGCCGTGCTGCCGTACGCCCGCTCGGGCGTCGTCGCGGCGGCGATGCTCGGGCTGGCCCGCGCGCTCGGCGAGACGATGGCCGTGACGATGGTCATCGGCAACAGCTCGCGAAACGTCAACTTCTCCCTGTTCACGCCGGGCTACACGATGGCCAGCGCCATCGCCAACCAGTTCCGCGAGGCCGACAAGGAGATCTACTTCGCCGCCATCGTCTACGTCGCCCTGGTGCTGCTGGTGGTCAGCGGCATCGTCAACGGGCTGGCACGGCTGATCGTCTGGAAGTTCGCCGGCCGCGGCGCGATGCGGGCGTGAGGAGCGAGACACCGTGCAAGGGGAAGCCTCCATGCAGCTAACGACGGCCCATCCTCGGAGCCTGCTGGCGGCCGACGCGGGGGCCATGCGCCGCAAGCTGTTCGATCAGGCCATGTTCGGCGCGGTGGTGCTCTGCGCTGCCCTCGGCGTGGCGATCCTCGCCGTGATCCTGCTGGATGTTGCGCTGAAGGGTGCGCCCGCCCTGAACGTGGCCTTCTTCACCGACCGCCCCCTGCCGCTGGGCGAGGAGGGCGGCGGCGTGGCCCCGGCCATCATCGGCACGCTGATGATGCTCGGCGTGGCCGCGGTGATCGGCGTGCCGATTGGCGTGGGGACGGCCATCTATCTGGCCGAGTACGGTCGGGGACGGCTCGCCTCGGCGGTCAGCTACACCATCGACCTGCTGGCCGGCGTGCCGTCGGTGGTGGTTGGCGTGTTCGTCTGGGCGGTGTTCGTGCGGAACGTCTTCGGCAGCTTCAACGGGCTGGCGGGCGGCATCGCGCTGGCGCTGATCATGATCCCGATCATCACCCGAACCGTCGAGGAGATGCTGCGGCTGGTGCCCGACACCTACCGCGAGGCGGCGCTCGGCCTCGGCGTCTCGCGCGCCAAGACGATCCTCTGCGTGGTGATCCCGACCGCCAGGGGCGGCATCGTGACGGGGATCATCCTGGCCGTCGCGCGGGCTGGCGGCGAGACGGCGCCGCTGGTGCTGACGGCCCTCGGCAACCAGTTCTTCAACTTCGACCTGATGCAGCCGATGGCGGCGCTGCCGCTCCAGATCTACAGCTACGCCACGTCGCCGTACGCGGACTGGCACACCAAGGCCTGGGGCAGCGCCCTGGTGCTGATCCTGGTGATCGGCCTGCTGAGCCTGTCGACGCGCCTGGCCACGCGCAAGCGAGCCGGCTTCTAGCCCATACCAGCGCGTTCCCCTCCGGCGCCCCCTCTCCCGCACGCGGGAGAGGGGCGAGGGGCAAGGGGCCGAGAAAGGGACGAGTACGCACATGGAAGCCACTCTGGCGAACCCAACGTCGGGCGCCGCCGGCGCCCGCGCGAGCGACGCCATCGGCATGCGCGTCGAGGGCCTGTCCGCCTTCTACGGGGCGCACAAAGCCATCGAGAACGTCGATATGGTGATCGAGCCGGGCGCGGTTACGGCGATCATCGGGCCATCCGGCTGCGGCAAGTCCACGCTGATCCGCTGCCTGAACCGCATCCACGAGGTCGTGTCGGGCGCGCGCGCCGAGGGCAAGGTGCTGCTCGGCGCCGAGGACATCTACGACAGGGGCGTCGACGCCGTGGCCGTCCGCCGGCGCATCGGCATGGTGTTCCAGAAGCCGAACCCGTTCCCGATGATGTCGATCTACGAGAACGTGGCCTCGGGCCTGCGTCTCAACGGGCTGGCGAAGAAAGTCAACCTCGACGAGGTCGTGGAGCGGAGTTTGCGGCAGGCGGCCCTCTGGGACGAGGTCAAGGACAAGCTGAAGGCTGGCGGGGCGTCGCTCTCGGGCGGACAGCAGCAGCGGCTGTGCATCGCCCGCTCGATTGCCGTGCAGCCGGACGTCCTCCTGATGGACGAGCCGTGCTCGGCGCTCGACCCGATCGCGACCTACCGCATCGAAGAGCTGATCGTCGAGCTGAAGCAGCGGTACACCATCGCCATCGTCACCCACAACATGCAGCAGGCGTCGCGCATCTCGGACAACACGGCCTTCATGCTGGCCGGCGAGGAGCGCGTCGGGCGGCTCGTGGAGTTCGCGCCGACCCGCCAGTTGTTCACGAACCCGCGCGACAAGCGCACCGAGGACTACATCACCGGCCGGTTCGGCTGATCGGGAGGAACCACATGGCCATCCCCACCCGGGCCACGTTCGACCGGCAGCTGCACACGTTGCTGGACGACACCCTGCTGCTGGGCAGCATGGTCGAGAAGGCCATCGAACGGTCCATCGACGCGCTGGTGCGCCTCGACGCGACCCTGGCGCGGCAGGTCATCGCCGACGACTCGGCGATCAACGCCCGGCGCTTCCGCCTGGAAGAGGACGCCGTTCGGCTGATCGCGATGCAGCAGCCGATTGCCGGCGATCTGCGCCTGATCGCCTCGGTCATCCACATCTCGACGGACCTGGAGCGCATCGGCGATTACGCCGCCGGCATCGCGAAGATCGTGCTGCTGCACGGTGACCAGCCGCCCGTCAAGCCGCTGATCGACATCCCACGGATGTCGGAGCTGGGCCGCTCGATGCTGCGTCGCAGCCTGGACGCCCTGGTGCGCCGGGACATCGACGAGGCGCGGGCCATCGTCGCGGAGGATGACGCCGTAGACTCGCTCTACGACCAGATCTACCGCGAGCTGCTGACGTACATGATCGAGGATCCGAAGACGATCCAGCGGGCGACCTGGCTGCTGTGGGCGGCACACAACCTGGAGCGGATCGCGGACCGCGCCACCAACATCTGCGAACGGGTGGTGTACATGGTGACGGGGCAGATCGAGGAGCTGGACATCTCGCACTACTGACACCGCTCCCAGGCGCCGCCTGTATCCCGAGACGTGACCACGATGCGATACGGTATCTACTCACCTTGCAGGTACGGCCGGCGCGTGGCTCCTTCGAGTAGGGCATGTCCGCGGCATGTGTAGCTGCGCAGATACGCCATACGAAAGCCTGTATGACTAGTTTGCTTTCGTGAGCGCCAGGGCTGCCTCCTGGGTTGTTAGTGGATCTGGCCCTGAAATACTGATAATCATGGTACCGTCAGATATATGAATTGAGCGTGCTGTAGGAATAGCTGTGAGACTGGATCTGGACACAGGAATCGTGATCAGCGCGCCTTGTGACTGTTTGATAGTTTCAGCCTGATCTGGTGCCGGGGTGTACGAAGTTACAATAGTAATAGGGCTACTCTGGTTCTTACTCTCTGTGCAGCCTGCGTCTGGCTGTTAGTTGACCCTGCACTGCTTCCTGAGATCTGTGCCACCGAATGCTGAACGCTGTTAAGGAAGATGCCGCAAAGTTTTACGCCAGATTAATCAGGTCTAACCCTCGCTTAAGAGTAGGAGCGGTGCGCGTTCGTATGATCTTCGCAGTTCTTCCCCATGTACCGCCGCCGATGTACGTCTGATGCACCGGCGATAGCGGATCGGCTGCACTGGAGGGTCTGCGCGTGAAACTCCTTCGTTCGCTCCTGCTCGCCGTCCTGGCGCTCTCGGTCGCATGGCCGATGCATCTGGCGAGCGCCCAGGTCGCGCTGAACGGCGCTGGCGCGACGTTCCCGGCTCCGTTGTACACGAAGTGGTTCAACGAGTACGCCACCAGGACCGGCGTCCAGGTCAATTATCAGCCCATCGGCAGCGGCGGCGGCATCAAGGCCATCACCGACAGGACCGTTGACTTCGGCGCGACCGACGGCATCATGACCGCCGAGCAACAGGCCGCTGCGCCGGATGTGCTGCACATCCCGATGGTGGCCGGCTCCGTGGTCCTGGCCTTCAACGTGCCGGAGCTCGAAGGCAAGCTGAACCTCTCGCCGGACACCGTCGCCGGCATCTTCCTGGGGACCATCGGCAAGTGGAATGATGCCGCCCTGGCCGCCGACAACCCGGGCGTGGCCCTGCCGAACAAGGACATCATCTCGGTCCATCGTTCGGACAGCAGCGGCACGACCTTCATCTTCACCAACTACCTGACCAAGATCAGCCCAGCCTGGGCGGCCCAGGTCGGCAACGCGACCTCCGTCAACTGGCCGAACGGCCTCGGCGGGCAGGGCAACTCGGGCGTGGCCGGCGAAGTCAAGGCGAACGAGGGCTCGATTGGCTACGTCGAGCTGGCGTACGCCGTCCAGAACAACATCCCGGTCGCCTCGGTCAAGAACGCCTCGGGCGTCTGGGTGACCGCTTCCTACGGCTCGACCACCGCCGCCGCTGCTGGCGTCGCGCTGCCGGACGACATGAAGGTGATGATCACCAACTCGTCCAACCCGGACGCCTACCCGATTGCCGGGTTCACCTGGATCCTGGTAAACCGGGAGCAGACGGACCAGGCGAAGGGCAAGGCCGTCGTCGACATGCTGCTGTGGGCCATCAAGGACGGCCAGCAGCTCGCCGTGCCGCTGAACTACGCGCCGCTCTCGGCGGAGGCCGCCGCCAGGGCCGAGGCGCAGATCCGCTCGATCACGTTCCAGGGCACTCCGCTGGCGAATTAGCCTCGCCGGACTGCCTGCCGCAGTGAACCGCCCAGGCCCGTCGAGGAGAGACCACCCCTCGGCGGGCCTGTTGGTACCTGTCCCGTCGCACCGCTTTCGCTCATCTGCCCTCTGGGCAAGGGGACCGATCACACCGTGTCAGACACCCTGAACGGCGCTTCGCACGAGCTGATGATGCTCGACGCTCACTCCGTCTGCCGCACAAGCTGCCGCTTCAACTGCGGCTCGCTCGTCTCCCGCGAGCTGAAAGGCGCGGGCGAGACGTTCCGCGGCGTGCTCGAACGCCGCGTGAGCCGGCGTGGCCTGCTGAAAGTCGGGCTGGTGGCCGGCGCGGCTGCCGCGCTGCTCCCAGCGTTCCGCGCCACCGAAGCCCAGGCCCAGACGACGGCGACGCCGTCCCCCGCGCCCGTCCAGCAGCGTCCGAGCGGCCTGACCTTCACCGCCATCCGCCCCACCGACCCCGCCACCGACGAGATCCGCGTGGCGGACGGCCACAAGGCGTCCGTGCTGATCGGCTGGGGCGACCCGCTCTTCGCCGACGTGCCCGCCTTCGACATCGAGAACCCGACGGCGGCCTCGCAGGAGCGGCG
This window encodes:
- the phoU gene encoding phosphate signaling complex protein PhoU — translated: MAIPTRATFDRQLHTLLDDTLLLGSMVEKAIERSIDALVRLDATLARQVIADDSAINARRFRLEEDAVRLIAMQQPIAGDLRLIASVIHISTDLERIGDYAAGIAKIVLLHGDQPPVKPLIDIPRMSELGRSMLRRSLDALVRRDIDEARAIVAEDDAVDSLYDQIYRELLTYMIEDPKTIQRATWLLWAAHNLERIADRATNICERVVYMVTGQIEELDISHY
- the pstS gene encoding phosphate ABC transporter substrate-binding protein PstS; amino-acid sequence: MIRRTPVSRRRAVTMMLAGLGVLASACGPGTNPGAATKTESKPAAEAAKPAAEAAKPASSPAAAAASPAAAAASPAAAAASPAAAAASPVVAASGGPAPGTIKGPFEGEAKQVTGAGATFPAPLYSKWFNDYKTLTGVEVNYQAIGSGGGIKAISDQTADFGATDGPMTDEQLKAAKGGEILHIPMALGAVVPIANLPEIGEKPVRFSGETLAGIYLGEIVKWDDARIKADNPDLALPSKDIVVIHRSDGSGTSFIFTDYLSNVSAAWKSKVGAATAVNWPTGLGGQGNPGVTNEVKQNPYAIGYVELIYAIQQKLTPGLVKNRDGQFVAPSIESTTAAAAGLGSSIPADLRASIVNAPGAKAYPISGFTWILAHKSIPEKGKAVALTRLLTWAISDGQKLNSDLGYAPLPPEIVSRADAMIQSIQSGGGPAFPGR
- a CDS encoding winged helix-turn-helix transcriptional regulator is translated as MIELSVLGANGSAARLDVTESAARLLKLLADPTRRRVFLKLTEGEICNCELADGLGLAQNLVSHHIRQLREAGFVRERRDANDARWIYYWLDKDALGEAWRSLDASINPAHIGQRTPVCPPPEANA
- the pstA gene encoding phosphate ABC transporter permease PstA; amino-acid sequence: MRRKLFDQAMFGAVVLCAALGVAILAVILLDVALKGAPALNVAFFTDRPLPLGEEGGGVAPAIIGTLMMLGVAAVIGVPIGVGTAIYLAEYGRGRLASAVSYTIDLLAGVPSVVVGVFVWAVFVRNVFGSFNGLAGGIALALIMIPIITRTVEEMLRLVPDTYREAALGLGVSRAKTILCVVIPTARGGIVTGIILAVARAGGETAPLVLTALGNQFFNFDLMQPMAALPLQIYSYATSPYADWHTKAWGSALVLILVIGLLSLSTRLATRKRAGF
- the pstC gene encoding phosphate ABC transporter permease subunit PstC — encoded protein: MAQARTAGPLPSRIGTAGPSDLVFRAVVTGVSGLVIAIFVALVLLLAIDSWPSIERYGLGFVTSSTWDPVKEEFGAWPYIYGTLFSSALALLIATPIAVGAAIFLAEYAPAWLRNPVSFIVELLAAIPSIIYGLWGFFVLAPVMRRGVEPFLKTVFENIPVLSTFVAGPALGRDILVAAVILAIMILPTIMSVAREVFMTVPNTQREGMIGLGATKWETITWAVLPYARSGVVAAAMLGLARALGETMAVTMVIGNSSRNVNFSLFTPGYTMASAIANQFREADKEIYFAAIVYVALVLLVVSGIVNGLARLIVWKFAGRGAMRA
- the pstS gene encoding phosphate ABC transporter substrate-binding protein PstS yields the protein MHLASAQVALNGAGATFPAPLYTKWFNEYATRTGVQVNYQPIGSGGGIKAITDRTVDFGATDGIMTAEQQAAAPDVLHIPMVAGSVVLAFNVPELEGKLNLSPDTVAGIFLGTIGKWNDAALAADNPGVALPNKDIISVHRSDSSGTTFIFTNYLTKISPAWAAQVGNATSVNWPNGLGGQGNSGVAGEVKANEGSIGYVELAYAVQNNIPVASVKNASGVWVTASYGSTTAAAAGVALPDDMKVMITNSSNPDAYPIAGFTWILVNREQTDQAKGKAVVDMLLWAIKDGQQLAVPLNYAPLSAEAAARAEAQIRSITFQGTPLAN
- the pstB gene encoding phosphate ABC transporter ATP-binding protein — translated: MRVEGLSAFYGAHKAIENVDMVIEPGAVTAIIGPSGCGKSTLIRCLNRIHEVVSGARAEGKVLLGAEDIYDRGVDAVAVRRRIGMVFQKPNPFPMMSIYENVASGLRLNGLAKKVNLDEVVERSLRQAALWDEVKDKLKAGGASLSGGQQQRLCIARSIAVQPDVLLMDEPCSALDPIATYRIEELIVELKQRYTIAIVTHNMQQASRISDNTAFMLAGEERVGRLVEFAPTRQLFTNPRDKRTEDYITGRFG